The proteins below are encoded in one region of Engystomops pustulosus chromosome 8, aEngPut4.maternal, whole genome shotgun sequence:
- the UBFD1 gene encoding ubiquitin domain-containing protein UBFD1 isoform X1 produces the protein MFFRFYLGLRWPTESKTADCEFPGSTSAGDLYTIIMASQDEVEELGMEADGQLSCEEGGDATPQASQDSSSAQPEADSAVSNGGDSDSDKELVEFKIIWNKNKYDVKLPLDSTGASLKQKIHTLTGLPPAMQKVMFKGLLPEDKTLREIKVTNGAKVMVVGSTINDVLAVTTPKETIQQEVKEEENKKEPLCRQKQHRKVLDKGKPEDVMPSLKGVQERLPTTPISGMYNKSGGKVRLTFKLEQDQLWIGTKERTEKIPMGSIKNVISEPIEENDDYHMMAFQLGPTEASYYWVYWVPAQYVDAIKDTVLGKWQYF, from the exons ATGTTCTTCCGGTTCTATCTAGGCCTACGGTGGCCGACTGAGTCCAAAACGGCTGATTGTGAGTTTCCCGGCAGCACTAGCGCTGGCGACTTGTACACAATCATCATGGCGTCCCAGGACG AAGTGGAAGAGCTGGGAATGGAGGCGGATGGACAGCTGAGCTGTGAAGAAGGAGGAGACGCGACTCCTCAGGCCTCTCAGGACAGCAGCTCGGCACAGccggaagcagacagcgccgtcaGCAATGGAGGGGACTCGGATTCGGACAAAGAGCTTGTAGAGTTTAAGATCATTTGGAATAAGAACAAGTACGATGTAAAGCTTCCACTGGATAGTACCGGAGCAAGCCTTAAACAGAagattcatacactcacag GTCTTCCACCAGCTATGCAGAAAGTCATGTTTAAGGGGCTTCTACCTGAGGATAAAACTCTACGGGAAATCAAAGTCACCAACGGAGCAAAGGTTATGGTAGTAGGTTCCACCATCAATGACGTACTGGCTGTTACCACCCCCAAAGAGACCATCCAGCAAGAGGTGAAGGAAGAGGAAAACAAGAAGGAGCCACTGTGCCGACAGAAG CAACACAGAAAGGTACTGGACAAGGGCAAACCGGAAGATGTCATGCCGTCCCTGAAAGGCGTGCAG GAGAGACTTCCGACCACTCCTATATCCGGGATGTACAATAAATCTGGAGGGAAAGTCAGACTGACATTTAAACTGGAGCAAGACCAGCTATGGATAGGTACAAAAG AAAGAACAGAAAAAATCCCCATGGGCTCCATCAAAAATGTAATATCCGAGCCAATTGAAGAAAATGACGACTATCATATGATG GCATTTCAGCTGGGTCCTACTGAAGCATCTTACTACTGGGTATACTGGGTACCAGCACAGTATGTGGATGCCATCAAGGACACAGTGTTAGGAAAATGGCAGTATTTTTGA
- the UBFD1 gene encoding ubiquitin domain-containing protein UBFD1 isoform X2, whose protein sequence is MEADGQLSCEEGGDATPQASQDSSSAQPEADSAVSNGGDSDSDKELVEFKIIWNKNKYDVKLPLDSTGASLKQKIHTLTGLPPAMQKVMFKGLLPEDKTLREIKVTNGAKVMVVGSTINDVLAVTTPKETIQQEVKEEENKKEPLCRQKQHRKVLDKGKPEDVMPSLKGVQERLPTTPISGMYNKSGGKVRLTFKLEQDQLWIGTKERTEKIPMGSIKNVISEPIEENDDYHMMAFQLGPTEASYYWVYWVPAQYVDAIKDTVLGKWQYF, encoded by the exons ATGGAGGCGGATGGACAGCTGAGCTGTGAAGAAGGAGGAGACGCGACTCCTCAGGCCTCTCAGGACAGCAGCTCGGCACAGccggaagcagacagcgccgtcaGCAATGGAGGGGACTCGGATTCGGACAAAGAGCTTGTAGAGTTTAAGATCATTTGGAATAAGAACAAGTACGATGTAAAGCTTCCACTGGATAGTACCGGAGCAAGCCTTAAACAGAagattcatacactcacag GTCTTCCACCAGCTATGCAGAAAGTCATGTTTAAGGGGCTTCTACCTGAGGATAAAACTCTACGGGAAATCAAAGTCACCAACGGAGCAAAGGTTATGGTAGTAGGTTCCACCATCAATGACGTACTGGCTGTTACCACCCCCAAAGAGACCATCCAGCAAGAGGTGAAGGAAGAGGAAAACAAGAAGGAGCCACTGTGCCGACAGAAG CAACACAGAAAGGTACTGGACAAGGGCAAACCGGAAGATGTCATGCCGTCCCTGAAAGGCGTGCAG GAGAGACTTCCGACCACTCCTATATCCGGGATGTACAATAAATCTGGAGGGAAAGTCAGACTGACATTTAAACTGGAGCAAGACCAGCTATGGATAGGTACAAAAG AAAGAACAGAAAAAATCCCCATGGGCTCCATCAAAAATGTAATATCCGAGCCAATTGAAGAAAATGACGACTATCATATGATG GCATTTCAGCTGGGTCCTACTGAAGCATCTTACTACTGGGTATACTGGGTACCAGCACAGTATGTGGATGCCATCAAGGACACAGTGTTAGGAAAATGGCAGTATTTTTGA